From Kineosporia succinea, the proteins below share one genomic window:
- a CDS encoding cupin domain-containing protein, with translation MFEIRKLDRDNLVQAYGLDSQRLLPWPVLNAPFEGAWCVLRPGDESTAHAHHEYEIFIAMKGSATLVVDGQESPFAAGDIVHLLPGSLHKVVNRGGDDFEYYGIWWDADMSGEFLARHQESTR, from the coding sequence GTGTTCGAGATCCGGAAACTGGACCGTGACAACCTGGTTCAGGCCTACGGGCTGGACTCCCAGCGGCTGCTGCCCTGGCCGGTGCTGAACGCGCCGTTCGAGGGGGCCTGGTGTGTGCTCCGACCGGGTGACGAGTCCACCGCGCACGCCCATCACGAGTACGAGATCTTCATCGCGATGAAGGGTTCCGCGACTCTCGTCGTCGACGGCCAGGAGAGTCCCTTCGCGGCCGGGGACATCGTGCACCTGCTGCCGGGCAGCCTCCACAAGGTGGTCAACCGCGGCGGTGACGACTTCGAGTACTACGGGATCTGGTGGGACGCCGACATGTCCGGTGAGTTCCTGGCCCGGCATCAGGAGTCGACACGATGA
- a CDS encoding SidA/IucD/PvdA family monooxygenase — translation MTVHEVDVLLIGAGPANLALAVALEESDAVRLAENTLIIEQHPDVKWQRNLMLPWARSQVSFLKDLVTLRNPRSRFSFLSFLHQQGELDAFVNLATFNPYRWQLSAYQQWVADGLEHVQIRYNARTEAIAPRYADNGVIDGWIVTLSGGDTITCRDLVVGTGRDAYVPEVFRDLPAERLVHSSQYSTRIAQMSAEELPLRPVVVGGAQSAAEMFMALHQDSPNSRPTMLVRSIALQNYQTSKFVNELFYPSFVDDFHEMPADTRKRVLEEMHVTNYAGLAEPFLDEMYMMLYQQKRLGRERSSVRALTEVVAARTEGVDIVLDLRDRKTDKVESMRCDMVFLGTGYDSRMPGLVRGLGERLGLGDITVSRRYRVDLGESAWGAIYLQGVNEATHGIADSLISVLAHRSQDITDDLLDRRAADAVVEV, via the coding sequence GTGACTGTTCACGAAGTTGACGTGCTGCTGATCGGGGCCGGCCCGGCCAACCTTGCGCTCGCCGTCGCGCTCGAGGAGTCCGACGCGGTTCGACTGGCCGAGAACACGCTGATCATCGAGCAGCACCCGGATGTGAAGTGGCAGCGGAACCTGATGCTGCCCTGGGCCCGGAGCCAGGTCTCCTTCCTCAAGGACCTGGTGACCCTGCGCAACCCGCGCAGCCGGTTCTCCTTCCTCAGCTTCCTGCACCAGCAGGGTGAGCTCGACGCCTTCGTCAACCTGGCCACCTTCAACCCCTACCGCTGGCAGCTGTCGGCCTACCAGCAGTGGGTCGCGGACGGCCTGGAGCACGTCCAGATCCGCTACAACGCCCGGACCGAGGCGATCGCGCCGCGCTACGCCGACAACGGTGTGATCGACGGCTGGATCGTCACCCTGTCCGGCGGGGACACCATCACCTGCCGCGACCTCGTGGTCGGCACCGGCCGTGACGCGTACGTGCCCGAGGTGTTCCGCGACCTGCCGGCCGAGCGACTGGTCCACAGCTCGCAGTACAGCACCCGCATCGCCCAGATGTCCGCGGAGGAGCTGCCGTTGCGGCCCGTCGTGGTCGGTGGGGCGCAGAGCGCGGCCGAGATGTTCATGGCCCTGCACCAGGACAGCCCGAACAGCCGGCCGACCATGCTGGTGCGCTCGATCGCGCTGCAGAACTACCAGACCAGCAAGTTCGTCAACGAGCTGTTCTACCCCTCGTTCGTCGACGACTTCCACGAGATGCCGGCGGACACCCGCAAGCGTGTGCTCGAGGAGATGCACGTGACCAACTACGCCGGGCTGGCCGAGCCGTTCCTCGACGAGATGTACATGATGCTCTACCAGCAGAAGCGCCTGGGCCGGGAGCGTTCCAGCGTGCGGGCGCTGACCGAGGTGGTGGCTGCCCGCACCGAGGGTGTCGACATCGTGCTCGACCTGCGTGACCGCAAGACCGACAAGGTCGAGTCGATGCGCTGCGACATGGTCTTCCTGGGAACCGGTTACGACTCCCGGATGCCGGGTCTGGTGCGCGGGCTCGGCGAGCGCCTGGGACTGGGGGACATCACCGTCAGCCGCCGATATCGGGTGGACCTGGGCGAGTCGGCCTGGGGCGCGATCTACCTGCAGGGCGTGAACGAGGCCACGCACGGTATCGCCGACTCGCTGATCAGCGTGCTGGCCCACCGGTCGCAGGACATCACCGACGACCTGCTCGACCGCCGGGCCGCCGACGCGGTCGTGGAGGTGTGA
- a CDS encoding acyl-CoA dehydrogenase family protein, whose translation MSQIQSGPVEPTSPFAEILERARALAPIVRERATEIEANRRLPGDVVEMLRSTGVFRMGFSRGWGGPELNSLQQTEVIEALSYGDAAVGWCAMIGSDSGLYAQFLDESVAKAMFTSIDMVTAGLLFPTGRAELEPDGYRLSGRWQFGSGITHADWVVSGAFLFQDGEPLLDENGAHDSKLFFVPRSDVEVVDTWHTTGLAGSGSCDYVISDVFVPEGRVVTFDTVRNGEGPLAQPEVHMRNMPGIPLGVARAALDFARESIVAKGRMVGDYRTQVTIAECEADFAATRHAVYAALRLQHQVLSGGGTLDDLDPVDRAALPLSRRHAFRTARSIVTRLYDLMQTSSIYQPSPMDRWLRDTSTMCQHVVAQDRILQSAGAYLLGGKPSFALSLGLVGDPRKG comes from the coding sequence ATGTCACAGATCCAGTCCGGCCCGGTGGAGCCGACATCACCGTTCGCCGAGATTCTCGAACGGGCCCGGGCGCTGGCCCCGATCGTGCGTGAACGCGCGACGGAGATCGAGGCGAATCGCCGGCTTCCGGGCGATGTGGTTGAAATGCTGCGCTCCACGGGTGTTTTCAGAATGGGATTCAGTAGGGGCTGGGGTGGTCCGGAGCTGAACTCGCTGCAGCAGACCGAGGTGATCGAGGCGCTGTCGTACGGTGATGCTGCCGTCGGCTGGTGCGCGATGATCGGTTCGGACTCCGGTCTCTACGCCCAGTTCCTCGATGAGTCGGTCGCCAAGGCCATGTTCACGAGCATCGACATGGTCACGGCGGGGCTGCTTTTCCCGACCGGCCGGGCCGAGCTGGAGCCTGACGGCTACCGGCTGAGTGGGCGCTGGCAGTTCGGCAGCGGGATCACGCATGCCGACTGGGTGGTCTCGGGTGCGTTCCTGTTCCAGGACGGTGAACCGCTGCTCGACGAGAACGGGGCGCACGACTCCAAGCTGTTCTTCGTCCCCCGCTCGGACGTCGAGGTCGTCGACACCTGGCACACCACCGGGCTGGCCGGCAGCGGCAGCTGCGACTACGTGATCAGCGACGTCTTCGTGCCGGAGGGGCGCGTCGTCACCTTCGACACCGTGCGCAACGGCGAGGGGCCGCTGGCGCAGCCCGAGGTGCACATGCGCAACATGCCCGGCATCCCGCTCGGAGTCGCCCGGGCCGCGCTCGACTTCGCCCGTGAGAGCATCGTCGCCAAGGGGCGAATGGTCGGCGACTACCGCACGCAGGTCACGATCGCCGAGTGCGAGGCGGACTTCGCGGCGACCCGGCACGCGGTCTACGCCGCGCTCCGCCTCCAGCACCAGGTTCTCTCCGGCGGAGGGACTCTCGACGATCTCGACCCCGTCGACCGGGCTGCCCTGCCGCTCTCTCGCCGGCACGCCTTCCGGACCGCCCGGTCGATCGTGACCCGGCTGTACGACCTGATGCAGACGTCGTCCATCTATCAGCCGTCGCCGATGGACCGCTGGCTGCGCGACACCAGCACGATGTGCCAGCACGTGGTCGCCCAGGATCGCATCCTGCAGTCGGCCGGTGCGTATCTCCTCGGTGGCAAGCCATCTTTCGCGCTCTCGCTGGGTCTCGTCGGAGACCCCCGGAAAGGTTGA
- a CDS encoding isocitrate lyase/PEP mutase family protein, translating into MTSTQQAKAKTLRSLHESGTFVLPNAWDAGSAAVVAAAGAKAIATTSGGVAWSLGRTDGHGLSRDESVDAIRRVASSVDLPVTADVEGGYGESPEDVAKTVTGAIEAGAVGVNLEDSKAPGGPLFEPAQQAARLSAARAAAVAAGLPELVINVRTDVFLFGIGAPEGRLDDVVARSAVYAEAGADSLFVPGLVDLDVLSALVKAVSLPVNVMAGPGAPTVSEFGAVGVRRVSLGTALAQAAYAVAQRSAIELLSKGSYDELAEGIDFGTLNGYFAR; encoded by the coding sequence GTGACCAGCACGCAGCAGGCCAAGGCGAAGACCCTGCGGTCCCTTCACGAGAGCGGGACCTTCGTCCTGCCCAACGCCTGGGACGCCGGCAGCGCGGCCGTGGTCGCGGCGGCCGGGGCCAAGGCGATCGCCACCACCAGCGGTGGCGTGGCCTGGTCGCTCGGTCGTACCGACGGGCACGGCCTGTCCCGTGACGAGAGCGTCGACGCGATCCGCCGGGTCGCGTCGAGCGTCGACCTGCCGGTGACCGCCGATGTCGAGGGCGGCTACGGCGAGTCTCCCGAAGACGTGGCCAAGACCGTCACAGGGGCGATCGAGGCGGGTGCCGTCGGCGTCAACCTCGAAGACTCGAAGGCCCCGGGAGGCCCGCTGTTCGAGCCGGCGCAGCAGGCTGCCCGGCTGTCCGCCGCCCGCGCCGCGGCGGTTGCCGCCGGCCTGCCGGAGCTCGTGATCAACGTCCGCACCGACGTTTTCCTGTTCGGCATCGGTGCGCCGGAAGGGCGTCTGGACGATGTGGTCGCCAGGTCCGCGGTGTACGCCGAGGCGGGTGCGGACAGCCTCTTCGTGCCGGGCCTGGTCGACCTGGACGTGCTGAGCGCTCTCGTCAAGGCGGTGTCGCTGCCGGTCAACGTGATGGCCGGGCCGGGGGCGCCCACGGTCTCCGAGTTCGGGGCGGTCGGCGTGCGCCGGGTCAGTCTCGGCACCGCGCTGGCCCAGGCGGCCTACGCCGTGGCTCAGCGCTCGGCGATCGAGCTGCTCAGCAAGGGCAGCTACGACGAGCTGGCCGAGGGTATCGACTTCGGCACCCTGAACGGCTATTTCGCCCGTTGA
- a CDS encoding MFS transporter, which produces MTLDKRAWPWAIAGISFVALLGAAAFRSTPGALVDPLKQEFGWSNGTMGLAMSVNMALYGITAPFASALTERFGVRRITAGAMTLIALGSGLTLFMTAAWQLVLLWGVMVGLGAGAISLGFVATITTRWFRTRQGLVDGILSASSATGSLLFLPLVAALAQSTGGWRSAAAVVSLVALSTVPLILFFFREYPADLGIPPYGADEIEPRPEPTRSAARLAVRTLYDAAHKPAFWLMALAFAICGASTNGLIQTHFIPSAMDAGMPSVAAAGLLSLIGVFDLLGTVFSGWLTDRIDPRLLLATFYVLRGVSLLVLPSLFGQSISGPMLVFVVFYGMDFLATVPPTVALCREHFGMSAGIVFGWVFASHQLGAGIAAAAAGLARDSLGHYAPVWHVAGFLSIGAALLSLSVRHLRPTEPVAVTGGDPLDERPAEKVHD; this is translated from the coding sequence ATGACTCTGGACAAGCGCGCCTGGCCTTGGGCGATTGCGGGCATCAGCTTCGTGGCTCTGCTCGGGGCGGCCGCCTTCAGATCTACTCCGGGGGCGCTGGTCGACCCGCTCAAGCAGGAGTTCGGCTGGTCGAACGGCACCATGGGCCTGGCCATGTCGGTGAACATGGCGCTGTACGGGATCACGGCACCGTTCGCCTCGGCGTTGACCGAGAGGTTCGGGGTGCGCCGGATCACGGCCGGGGCGATGACCCTGATCGCCCTCGGCAGTGGCCTGACCCTGTTCATGACGGCGGCCTGGCAGCTCGTGCTGCTCTGGGGCGTGATGGTCGGGCTCGGGGCCGGGGCGATCTCGCTCGGTTTCGTCGCCACCATCACCACCCGCTGGTTCCGCACGCGTCAGGGCCTGGTCGACGGGATCCTGTCGGCCAGCAGTGCCACCGGGTCGTTGCTCTTCCTGCCGCTGGTGGCGGCGCTGGCCCAGTCGACCGGCGGCTGGCGGTCGGCGGCCGCCGTGGTCTCGCTGGTCGCACTGTCCACGGTGCCCCTCATCCTGTTCTTCTTCCGCGAGTACCCGGCCGACCTGGGGATCCCGCCGTACGGGGCGGACGAGATCGAGCCCCGGCCCGAGCCGACCCGCAGCGCGGCCCGTCTCGCGGTGCGCACCCTGTACGACGCGGCCCACAAGCCCGCCTTCTGGCTGATGGCCCTGGCCTTCGCGATCTGTGGGGCCAGCACCAACGGCCTGATCCAGACCCACTTCATCCCCTCGGCGATGGATGCCGGGATGCCCAGTGTGGCCGCGGCCGGTCTGCTCTCCCTGATCGGGGTGTTCGACCTGCTCGGCACCGTGTTCTCGGGCTGGCTCACCGACCGCATCGACCCGCGTCTGCTGCTGGCCACGTTCTACGTGCTGCGGGGCGTCTCGCTGCTGGTGCTGCCCAGCCTGTTCGGGCAGTCGATCAGCGGGCCGATGCTGGTCTTCGTCGTCTTCTACGGCATGGACTTCCTGGCCACCGTGCCGCCGACCGTGGCCCTGTGCCGCGAGCACTTCGGTATGTCGGCCGGCATCGTCTTCGGCTGGGTTTTCGCCTCCCACCAGCTGGGGGCCGGGATCGCCGCCGCCGCGGCCGGGCTGGCCCGCGACAGCCTGGGGCACTACGCGCCGGTCTGGCACGTGGCCGGCTTCCTGAGCATCGGCGCTGCACTCCTCTCGCTGAGTGTCCGCCACCTGCGCCCGACCGAGCCGGTGGCCGTGACCGGCGGGGATCCGCTCGACGAGCGGCCCGCCGAGAAGGTGCACGACTGA
- a CDS encoding GlxA family transcriptional regulator: MPVHRVAVLALDDVTAFDLGMPTQVFHAAFVHPDRRFYRVEVCTPGGRPVRSSAGFTVVPERDLSLLGEVDTVLVSGVHYSSQVMIDGTLDESVTQALLTASARGARIMSICTGAFVLAAAGLLNGLRATTHWAHEGSFRQLFPHVELDPDVLFVDDEPVLTSAGVGAGVDLCLQVIRDDHGSEIANMAARRCVVPPWRPGGQSQFIIRPVPDETDTSTAASRAWALEHLDQSLDLRQLAAEARMSVRTFTRRFREETGLSPAKWITQQRIDRARQLLETTDLPIGQVARHAGFGTGAALRQQMSAALGIAPSAYRTMFRSA, encoded by the coding sequence ATGCCCGTTCATCGCGTCGCAGTCCTGGCCCTCGACGACGTGACGGCATTCGATCTTGGCATGCCCACGCAGGTCTTTCACGCGGCATTCGTGCACCCGGACCGCCGCTTCTACCGGGTCGAGGTCTGCACCCCCGGCGGGCGCCCGGTGCGCAGCTCGGCCGGTTTCACGGTGGTGCCGGAACGCGATCTGAGTCTGCTCGGCGAGGTCGACACGGTGCTGGTCTCGGGCGTTCACTACAGCTCGCAGGTCATGATCGACGGCACGCTGGACGAGTCCGTGACCCAGGCCCTGCTCACGGCGTCCGCGCGGGGCGCGCGCATCATGTCGATCTGCACCGGCGCGTTCGTGCTGGCCGCGGCCGGGCTGCTGAACGGCCTGCGGGCCACCACCCACTGGGCGCACGAAGGCAGCTTCCGCCAGCTCTTCCCGCACGTCGAACTCGACCCCGACGTGCTCTTCGTCGACGACGAGCCGGTGCTCACGTCGGCCGGCGTCGGGGCCGGCGTCGACCTGTGTCTCCAGGTCATCCGCGACGACCACGGCAGCGAGATAGCGAACATGGCCGCCCGGCGCTGTGTGGTGCCGCCCTGGCGCCCGGGTGGCCAGTCGCAGTTCATCATCCGCCCGGTGCCGGACGAGACCGACACCTCCACGGCCGCCTCCCGGGCCTGGGCCCTGGAACATCTCGACCAGTCCCTCGACCTGCGCCAGCTGGCGGCGGAGGCGCGGATGAGCGTGCGCACCTTCACCCGCCGGTTCCGCGAGGAGACCGGCCTCAGCCCGGCCAAATGGATCACCCAGCAGCGGATCGACCGGGCCCGGCAGCTTCTGGAGACCACCGATCTCCCGATCGGCCAGGTCGCCCGGCACGCCGGATTCGGCACCGGCGCCGCGCTGCGGCAGCAGATGAGCGCGGCTCTGGGCATCGCCCCGTCGGCCTACCGCACCATGTTCCGCTCGGCCTGA
- a CDS encoding type II toxin-antitoxin system RelE family toxin: MTFEVTYDARALDQASAFLADDQEGLSQVMDAIDALIDGPRPADSFPFGSPDLRRIRIGRYRVVHEIKGETISVGHIARTPAKP; this comes from the coding sequence GTGACCTTCGAGGTCACCTACGACGCACGAGCCCTCGACCAGGCCTCCGCCTTCCTGGCCGACGACCAAGAGGGCCTGAGCCAGGTCATGGACGCCATCGACGCGCTCATCGACGGTCCGCGGCCGGCCGACTCGTTCCCCTTCGGCTCGCCCGATCTCCGCCGCATCCGCATCGGCCGCTACCGCGTCGTCCACGAGATCAAGGGCGAGACGATCTCCGTCGGCCACATCGCCCGGACCCCGGCCAAGCCGTAG
- a CDS encoding putative bifunctional diguanylate cyclase/phosphodiesterase yields MPGLLARGARRIGAVLPAGTGLRHEDWQNRHRLLTWLTVGCGLGLALVAVLRHRLDPEWAVSTLLIAAMSWAALEIRSQRMASSAVAVGLTTACAELVMLYDGRTEAHFSFFVAVGALALYRDWVPFLTFLVATFLHHAVMGTWMPHMVFQHDVRHAWVWAAVHSVAVLLAAATQIAAWRLTEVEERRALEDLTQAEAQFTAAFEEAPIAMTMLGADGFVLRVNPAFVSWSGMPGPLPPRSQLSDLPIQPVDGWESQVHRRILEGETDALREERTFRNSDGALMRVEMHASALRDTAGKLQVIVSHYLDVTEKHQHQEVLRRQAREDALTGLLGRGAFESDLGTLVAEYGGAVSVIYIDVDKFKHVNDSYGHSAGDEVLTTIGARLRAVVPDTAVLARLGGDEFAAAVVGPPGTVEDLAMTVAGCFSEPFVIPGGRRITVTASIGLSLAAASSTGALENADMAMYAAKQSGRARVQLFDDTMREATSARAVAERALRAALDDDLEAWLPVWFQPIVSLHDRRLAGAEALARLKTADGNLVPPGEFIPLAEETGLIVPLGEHVLRTSLNQLVAWGDAVPYISVNVSPRQLAEPGFVPMLTAELTRAGLADPSRLVLEITETTMLERGIDLRDRLDAIKTLGVRLALDDFGTGYSSLTWLQSVPADIVKLDRSFVAGLAHDQDKAAIIAAVLWLARALGMTVVAEGVEDQADAAALASAGCPAAQGWFFGRPVEASAFGVVSAVT; encoded by the coding sequence ATGCCAGGACTTCTCGCCCGGGGCGCGCGGCGTATCGGTGCGGTCCTGCCGGCCGGCACCGGCCTGCGCCACGAAGACTGGCAGAACCGGCACCGCCTGCTCACCTGGCTCACGGTGGGGTGTGGCCTGGGGTTGGCGCTGGTGGCCGTGCTGCGGCACCGGCTGGATCCGGAGTGGGCGGTGTCCACCCTGCTCATCGCCGCGATGAGCTGGGCCGCCCTGGAGATCCGGTCCCAGCGCATGGCCTCCTCCGCCGTTGCCGTCGGCCTGACCACGGCCTGTGCCGAACTGGTGATGCTCTACGACGGCCGGACCGAGGCCCACTTCTCGTTCTTCGTCGCGGTCGGTGCACTCGCGCTGTACCGGGACTGGGTGCCGTTCCTGACCTTCCTGGTGGCCACCTTCCTGCATCACGCCGTGATGGGGACGTGGATGCCGCACATGGTGTTCCAGCACGACGTGCGCCACGCCTGGGTCTGGGCGGCGGTGCACAGCGTGGCGGTGTTGTTGGCGGCGGCGACCCAGATCGCGGCCTGGCGGCTGACCGAGGTCGAGGAGCGCCGGGCTCTCGAGGACCTGACGCAGGCCGAGGCGCAGTTCACGGCGGCCTTCGAGGAGGCGCCGATCGCGATGACGATGCTCGGGGCCGACGGTTTCGTGCTGCGGGTCAACCCGGCGTTCGTGTCCTGGTCGGGCATGCCCGGACCGCTGCCGCCGCGCTCGCAGCTGTCCGACCTGCCGATCCAGCCGGTGGACGGGTGGGAGAGCCAGGTGCACCGGCGGATTCTCGAGGGGGAGACCGACGCGCTGCGCGAGGAGCGCACCTTCCGGAACTCGGACGGCGCTCTGATGCGGGTGGAGATGCACGCCAGTGCCCTGCGGGACACCGCGGGCAAGCTGCAGGTGATCGTCTCGCACTACCTCGACGTCACCGAGAAGCACCAGCACCAGGAGGTCCTGCGGCGGCAGGCGCGGGAGGACGCGCTCACCGGGCTGCTCGGGCGGGGAGCCTTCGAGTCGGACCTGGGGACGCTGGTGGCCGAGTACGGCGGTGCCGTCTCGGTGATCTACATCGACGTCGACAAGTTCAAGCACGTCAACGACTCCTACGGGCACAGTGCCGGTGACGAGGTCCTGACGACGATCGGGGCGAGGTTGCGCGCGGTCGTCCCGGACACGGCGGTACTGGCGAGGCTGGGTGGTGACGAGTTCGCCGCGGCCGTGGTCGGGCCGCCCGGGACGGTCGAGGACCTGGCGATGACGGTGGCGGGCTGCTTCTCGGAGCCCTTCGTCATTCCGGGAGGCCGCCGCATCACGGTGACGGCGAGTATCGGGCTGAGTCTGGCCGCGGCGTCGTCGACGGGGGCGCTGGAGAACGCGGACATGGCGATGTACGCGGCCAAGCAGTCGGGGCGGGCGCGGGTGCAGTTGTTCGACGACACGATGCGGGAGGCCACGTCCGCGCGGGCGGTGGCCGAGCGAGCGCTGAGAGCGGCGCTGGACGACGACCTGGAGGCCTGGCTGCCGGTCTGGTTCCAGCCCATCGTGTCGCTGCACGACCGGCGGCTGGCCGGGGCCGAGGCCCTGGCCCGGCTGAAGACCGCGGACGGGAACCTGGTGCCGCCCGGGGAGTTCATCCCGCTGGCCGAGGAGACCGGCCTGATCGTGCCGCTGGGGGAGCACGTTCTGCGCACGTCGCTGAACCAGCTGGTGGCCTGGGGCGACGCGGTGCCCTACATCTCGGTCAACGTCAGTCCCCGGCAGCTGGCCGAGCCCGGGTTCGTGCCGATGCTCACCGCCGAGCTGACCCGCGCGGGCCTGGCCGACCCGTCGCGGCTGGTCCTCGAGATCACCGAGACCACCATGCTGGAACGGGGAATCGACCTGCGGGACCGGCTGGACGCGATCAAGACGCTGGGTGTGCGCCTGGCCCTCGACGACTTCGGCACCGGCTACTCCTCGCTCACCTGGCTGCAGAGTGTGCCCGCCGACATCGTGAAGCTGGACCGCTCGTTCGTGGCCGGCCTGGCGCACGACCAGGACAAGGCCGCGATCATCGCGGCGGTGCTGTGGCTGGCCCGGGCGCTCGGCATGACGGTGGTCGCCGAGGGCGTGGAGGACCAGGCGGACGCGGCGGCGCTCGCGTCGGCGGGGTGCCCGGCGGCCCAGGGCTGGTTCTTCGGCCGGCCGGTGGAGGCTTCCGCGTTCGGGGTGGTGTCGGCCGTGACCTGA
- the cysE gene encoding serine O-acetyltransferase → MTWLAVLREDLAAAKLRDPAVNSSAELILGYPGLQAIWAHRLTHRMWRRGWRVPARLISLWTRMVTGVEIHPGATIGRRFFIDHATGVVIGETAEIGDDVMLYQDVTLGGRSLEPVKRHPTLLDGVVVGAGARVLGPITIGRNAQVGANAVVVRDVPDNAVVVGVPGVIKMPQTDMHDHWAEDPAIWI, encoded by the coding sequence ATGACCTGGCTGGCCGTGCTGCGCGAGGATCTCGCCGCCGCGAAGCTCCGCGACCCCGCGGTGAACAGCAGTGCCGAGCTGATCCTGGGATACCCCGGGCTGCAGGCGATCTGGGCCCACCGGCTGACGCACAGGATGTGGCGACGCGGATGGCGGGTGCCGGCGAGACTGATCTCGCTGTGGACCCGGATGGTCACCGGGGTGGAGATCCACCCCGGTGCCACCATCGGGCGGCGCTTCTTCATCGACCACGCCACCGGTGTGGTGATCGGGGAGACCGCCGAGATCGGTGACGACGTGATGCTCTACCAGGACGTCACCCTGGGCGGGCGCAGTCTGGAGCCGGTGAAGCGGCATCCCACCCTGCTCGACGGCGTGGTCGTGGGAGCCGGGGCGCGGGTGCTCGGGCCGATCACGATCGGCCGTAACGCGCAGGTCGGGGCGAACGCGGTGGTCGTGCGCGACGTGCCCGACAACGCCGTGGTCGTGGGGGTGCCGGGCGTGATCAAGATGCCCCAGACCGACATGCACGACCATTGGGCCGAAGACCCCGCGATCTGGATCTAG
- the cysK gene encoding cysteine synthase A has translation MPIYDDATQLVGRTPLVRINRLTEGAGATVAAKLEFYNPANSVKDRIGVAMIDAAEASGQLKPGGTIVEATSGNTGIALAFVGAARGYKVILTMPETMSKERRALLRAYGAELVLTPGSEGMKGAVAKAEEIGEQQGAVQVKQFANEANPAIHRTTTAEEIWADTDGQVAAVVAGIGTGGTITGVGQVLKEKNPDIKIFAVEPKASPILNGGAPGPHPIQGIGANFVPEILDTDVYDEVFDAEVDDAVEWARRAAKEEGLLVGISSGAALWAANEVAQRPEFAGKIVVVIIPSFGERYLSTILFKDLLD, from the coding sequence ATGCCGATCTATGACGACGCGACCCAGCTCGTCGGGCGGACTCCGCTCGTCCGCATCAACCGCCTCACCGAAGGCGCCGGGGCCACCGTGGCCGCCAAGCTCGAGTTCTACAACCCGGCCAACAGCGTCAAGGACCGCATCGGCGTGGCGATGATCGACGCCGCCGAGGCCTCCGGCCAGCTCAAGCCGGGCGGCACCATCGTCGAGGCGACCAGCGGCAACACCGGTATCGCCCTGGCGTTCGTGGGTGCGGCCCGCGGCTACAAGGTGATCCTGACCATGCCCGAGACGATGAGCAAGGAGCGCCGCGCGCTGCTGCGCGCCTACGGCGCCGAGCTCGTGCTCACGCCGGGCAGTGAGGGCATGAAGGGTGCCGTCGCCAAGGCCGAGGAGATCGGCGAGCAGCAGGGCGCCGTGCAGGTCAAGCAGTTCGCCAACGAGGCGAACCCGGCCATCCACCGCACCACCACGGCCGAGGAGATCTGGGCCGACACCGACGGCCAGGTCGCCGCGGTCGTCGCGGGCATCGGCACGGGCGGCACCATCACCGGTGTCGGCCAGGTGCTGAAGGAGAAGAACCCGGACATCAAGATCTTCGCGGTCGAGCCGAAGGCGTCGCCGATCCTCAACGGTGGCGCGCCCGGCCCGCACCCGATCCAGGGCATCGGCGCCAACTTCGTCCCGGAGATCCTCGACACCGACGTCTACGACGAGGTGTTCGACGCCGAGGTCGACGACGCCGTGGAGTGGGCGCGCCGCGCCGCCAAGGAAGAGGGCCTGCTCGTCGGCATCTCGTCGGGGGCCGCCCTCTGGGCCGCCAACGAGGTCGCCCAGCGCCCCGAGTTCGCCGGGAAGATCGTCGTCGTGATCATCCCGTCGTTCGGTGAGCGGTACCTCTCCACCATCCTCTTCAAGGACCTCCTGGACTGA
- a CDS encoding YjbQ family protein, whose amino-acid sequence MESTEITVRSGDRLVTDLTGELARFCAGRGDGLVNVFVPHATAGVALMETGAGSEPDLAASIDRLLPEEDIYRHRHGSLGHGRDHVLPAWISPSVSIPVLSGELTLGTWQSVVLIDSNGDNPVRKVRFSFLAG is encoded by the coding sequence ATGGAGAGCACCGAGATCACGGTCCGCTCCGGCGATCGGCTGGTGACCGATCTGACCGGAGAGCTGGCGCGATTCTGCGCCGGACGGGGAGACGGGCTGGTCAACGTGTTCGTCCCGCACGCGACCGCGGGTGTGGCGCTGATGGAGACCGGGGCCGGCAGTGAGCCGGACCTGGCCGCCTCCATCGACCGGCTGCTGCCCGAGGAAGACATCTACCGGCACCGGCACGGGAGTCTCGGTCACGGCCGCGACCACGTGCTGCCGGCCTGGATCTCTCCCTCGGTCAGCATCCCGGTGCTGTCCGGTGAGCTCACGCTCGGCACCTGGCAGAGCGTCGTGCTCATCGACAGCAACGGCGACAACCCGGTGCGCAAGGTTCGCTTCTCGTTCCTCGCGGGCTGA